GAAATGGCGGTTCAGGGGGGACAGGGAAACGTGGGGGTCCTGGGAGTGACCCTGCTCACCGACATTGACGAGGAAACGCTTGCCAGCGGCGGATTTTCAGATCAATTTTCAGCGGATCCCATGAAGCTGGTCATGCTGCGGGCCGAGCTGGCCCGTGATGCCGGATGCCGGGGCGTGGTTTGTTCCGGCCGGGAAGCCGCCGACATCAAAGCCCGGTTCGGCAAAGAGTTTCTGGCGGTTACGCCGGGGATCCGTCCGGCCTGGAGCCTGACCCCAAAAGATGATCAGAAACGGATCACCACCCCGGCCCAGGCCATAGCCCGGGGCAGTGATCTGCTGGTGATCGGCCGGCCCATCCGGGATGCGCAGGATCCGGCAGCAGCGGCCCGAAAAGTGATCCATGAAATTGAATCAGCCCTGGAAAACAAACCGTCGGTTTAATTGTCTCCGTCCAGACCAAAGGCGGCATGCAAAGTCCGCACCGCAAGTTCTGCGTATTTGGCCAGAATGACACAGGAAATCCGGATTTCCGATGTGGAGATCAGCCGGATATTGATGTTTTCTTCGGCCAGGGCCTTGAACATGGTGGCAGCCACACCGGAGTGGCTTTTCATGCCCAGTCCGATAACCGATACCTTGGCGATATCCTTGGCTGAAAGCACTTCTTCAGCACCGACCTCTTTGGCCACTG
Above is a window of Desulfotignum balticum DSM 7044 DNA encoding:
- the pyrF gene encoding orotidine-5'-phosphate decarboxylase — its product is MMKKTGKEYIVFPLDVPSMGEAQSLVSVLGPHVGMFKIGLELFICEGPDVVKMIRDQSAAGIFLDLKLHDISATVFRAMARVADLAVDLVTVHTCSSKKMLEMAVQGGQGNVGVLGVTLLTDIDEETLASGGFSDQFSADPMKLVMLRAELARDAGCRGVVCSGREAADIKARFGKEFLAVTPGIRPAWSLTPKDDQKRITTPAQAIARGSDLLVIGRPIRDAQDPAAAARKVIHEIESALENKPSV